The DNA segment GCGCGACCGCCTTCGGATGGGATAAGGGCGTGTCGGCGCCGTCGCGCGCCTGCCTGATCATGAATAGTATGGAACTCCCAGGTCTACCGGTCGCCGAGATCCCACCCTTTGCCGAGGATCTCCCAGAAGCGCGAAACCATTTGCGAGAATTCGGAATGTGCCTGATCCCCGAGGCCATCCCGGGAGAGCTTGTTCGGGAAATCGACGAACGCATGAAAGAGCAAGCGTCGGGCGAGGAGTCCCTTGGTCTGGGGGCGACGTTTCGTGGGGACGAAGCCTTCGGAGGGCAGGCAGCTCCGGAGGGAAGGGTGAGTCGCCTTCTGTGGAACCTGGTCAACAAGGGATCGGTATTTTTGCCCCTGATCGATCACCCGACCGTCTTCCCGCTCGTCGAGGAAATGCTTGGTGACCGAATTCGTCTTGCGGCCCTCGCCGGCCACATGAACGGGCACAACAACGAGCAGATACCACTGCACCAGGACCAGACGGCGCACATCCCCCGCCCCCTTTCATTCATCGCGTGGGCCAACGTGATGTGGCTGATCACCGACAACAGCGTGCGAACCGGGGGGACGCGGGTAATCCCGGGCTCCCATCTCTGGCCGGAAGTCGATTCCCGGAAGGTGAATTTCCAAGGTGGGCAGGGACTCGCGAAAACGGTTGAAGCCCCCGGAGGAACCGCGCTGGTCTTCGAGGGAAGGCTCTGGCACGGCAATGGGCTCAATCGTTCGGGAGCGGTGCGGAACAACATCCTGGCTTCCTATGTGCCAGGCTGGATTCGCACGCAGGAAAATTACCCGTATACGGTCCTCGACGAGGTCCATAGCAGGGCCAGTCAGCGCCAGCGGGAACTCCTCGGTTTCGGTCATTTCCGCACGCTCGGTGCTCATGACGGATCAAGTTACCTCTCCGCCGGTTTTGATCGCACGATCGAGCCGGTCGGAATTCTCAAGTCGTGAACCGACAGCTGGGACCCTCGGGCCCCGGAATCGGGGCGATCGGCCTCGGCTGCATGCGACTAGGGCTTGCCGGGCAGGACTCCGGGGACGATGTCGGGTCGGTCCTCCGCTCTGCACTTGAAGCCGGCATCCGCCTTTTTGATACTGCCGATATCTACGGACCGCCCGCGACCCCGGTTGGGGAATGCGAGAGATGGATCGGTTCGGCGCTGCGTGGTGTCGCCGGTGTCACCGATTCCCTACTTGTTGCGACGAAGGGAGGTCTGCTGAGGACACGTTCGGGCTTTCGTATTGATGCAAGCCCTCGTCACTTACAAGACGCGTGCGAGAAAAGCCTGACGGCACTGGGGCGCGACACCATCGACCTGTACCAGCTTCATGCCCCCGACCCCGCGGTCCCATTCGAAGAATCGGTCGGTGCACTCTCCCGCCTGCATGAAGTCGGAAAGATCCGCTTCATCGGATTGTCCAATATCTCTCTTTTGCAACTAGAAAAATCCTGCGCGATCACCGAGATCTCGAGTGTGCAGAATCGCTTCGGGCCCGGACACTTTGCGCCTTTGCAGGAGGGCTGGATCGAGGAATGCGAGCGGAGGCGGATCACCTTCCTTGCTCATACCCCTCTGGGAAGTCCGGCGTCGAGGGACGTGATCGAGGAGAATCTGACACTTCGGCAAATCGGGCGGGTTCGGGGTCTCTCTCCGGCCCAGGTGCTTCTGGCCTGGTATCACTCGCGGTCGAACTCGCTCATCCCCCTACCCGGCGCGTCGAGACAAGCAACGGTGCGATCCTGTGGGGCGGCGGGAGAGGCAAGGCTCAGCCCGGCGGAGGTAAAGCAGGTCGAGTTGCTATTTGAGAGCTAGAAATCGCTAGCGAGGCTGTCGAGCGGGCCCCCGGATTTCCTCCACACCCGCGAGCAACTCCACGAGTTCCCGGCGAATCCGGTCCCGGTCCTGCTCCAGTAGGAAGTGCGAACCGCCACGGCGTGTCTTGCGAAGCACCGTGCAACCATTTTGCATGAGTCGAGCTGGCTCGAAGAGCGTGAAACACTCGGCGGGCTCGGAGTCTTTCAACGTGTCCGCAATCCACTCGACATCGGCCTTGTAGTGGGGATTCGACGTCGAATGGAAGACCAGCATTCCGCCGTCCGGATTCAAATGGGGCCAGATCGCAAGAAAGAATTCGCGGTAGAAGTGGTAGTCGTTCCAGGCCAGGTCGATGGGAAGATGATCCTCGGGGATTTTCGCAAGAGCGTGCTGCCCCGCTTCCAGTCCCGAGAATTCGTCTCCGAAATGCAAATCGGTAAGGTTGCCCAGTTCGAGTTCCGAAAGCATCTTCTCAAGGTTCCGGGAATAAGGATGATCTGCGGGCTGTGCCTCGAAACAATGGAAGTAGGGGCCGGGGTCGGCCAGGTAGAATCCTGGCGCCGCCATGCAGGCGTCTTCGCCCCGACTCAGCCAATCGAAAAGGGTGTTGAGCTCTTCGCGGGGTAGCTCGTCGAGCGAACCGCTCCCCCCCGGCAGCCCGACCCCGGTTGATTTCGATTCGAGCTTTCGTTTCTCCTCGTGAAAGTTCGCTGCATTTTCGCAAAGGGCCTGCGCCAGAAAGGCTGTGGAGTAGCCACTACCGAACTCGAGAACGGTCCTGGGGCGAATGCAGCGAATAAGGGAGTAGAGCCACAGAGCCAGTTCGCCGGTCCCCGAGTGCAGCGAATCGGGCCGAAGATATTTGCGGACCGTATCCTGGAAACCCTGGTGGATGAGAGAAGCCTTCACTCCGGATCTCTCCCGGCAGGAACCGCTCTTTTCGCAAGGGCGGAGTCTTCCCTGTTGGATTCGTTCGCCGCCATGCGCTTCGAGCCTTCGGAGCAGAGACAAGCCCACGCTTGCGAACGAAGCAAACCGGGCGGAGAATCATTTTTTGATTCGATTCCAGGGTACAAAAGATGCACCCCTGGCTGAGCAGATTCCGAGGGCCGAATACAATGGACAGCAAACAGTCGGCATTCGGCAGGGTGCCCGAAGCCGGCCCCGGGCTCACGGTCGAAGAGTTTCTCGCGCGCTTCTATGACCGCGGCCGGCCCGTGGTGGTCCGGGGAGGGGCGGCGGACTGGCCTGCACTGGAACGATGGACCTGGAACTACCTTGGAGAAAGATTCTCCGAGTCCTGCGATCACCAGGGTGCGCAACTTCGCAAGGGGACGCAGAGCCGGGACTACCGCGAGGGTCGGCCGGTGCCATCTCCAGAAATCCCGTCGATCGAGATCGTGGATTTCCTGCGGCGCCTCGAAGCGGGGGAGACGAGCGCGAAGGATTACTATTTGCCGATGGTCTTCCTGGGGGCGCTCGAGGGGAAGCCGGTCGGGAGAAGGGCGCCGGTAGGCCGCACGCTTGCCGAGGATCTTCGCCTGCCTCGATGGATGGGGAGCCTCCACCGAGGGCCCTACGGCTGGTTTGGCCCGGCGGATCACTATGAGTTCAATCATTTCGATGCGGACGACAACTTCCTCTGCGCGGTGAAAGGGAGGAAGCGGGTCCGGCTTCTTGCTCCCAGCAATCTTCCTTTCCTGTACGCGGACCCGCATCACGGTTACGCCATTCAATCGCCGGTTGACCTCGAAAGCCCCGACCTCGAGCGTTTCCCCGAGTCCGAGAAGCTGGAGGTCTACGAAGTAACCCTCGAGCCCGGCGATGTGCTCTACATACCCGTCTTCTGGTGGCATCAGGTGAGTTCGTTGACGACCAGCGCGTCCGTCAACTTCTTCTGCAGCGGTATGAATCGCGAGGGGCGCTATTGGGAGCGCCTCTCTTCGGCTGAAAACCTTGCCGCGCTGGAACATCACCTCTTCGTCAATCACCGTTCCTATCGCCGGGATCGAACGATGGTGGTGTTTGGAAAGCGCATGAACCGGATTCCCTCCGAGGATGAACTGCTCGACGCATGCCTTCGAGTCCTGGAGGTGTATCCAAAGGGCTCCATGCCCCGAGATTCCATTGACCGATCCTGCCTGATGGAATTCTGCCGAGGATGGCTATCCTCCGAAACTCCAGCGCGGGATCTTTTCGCAACGCTGCCCTAAAAAAAGGTCAAGGCCCCAACGTGCCGGTAAGATTCTTTGAAAGCGAGTTACGTGATTCGCGCGGGCTGAGCGCCGCCGAGGTGAGTCGCTTCAACGAGCAGGGCTTTCTGAGTCCGTTGGAGGTTCTGAATCCGTCAGAAGCCGACCAGGCACGAAGCTACTTCGATGGCTTGTTCGAGGAGCTTCGACGACGTGACGACGGTCGTAACTCCTACGCGATCCTGGGCTACCAGGCGCGCTGTCGGGGGATCTGGGAGCTGGCCCGGCACCCGCGGATTCTAGACCGGATCGAGGCCCTGCTGGGCCCGGATTTTGTCTGCTGGTCGACGCATTTCTTCTGTAAGCTGCCCGAAGATTCGCGGCCCGTACCCTGGCACCAGGATGCGAGCTACTGGCCGATCCGCCCCACGAAGACCGTCACGGCCTGGCTCGCGATTGACGATGTGGATGCGGAGAATGCACCCATGCGCTTTCTCGCGGGGAGCCATCGCCAGGGTCGCCTTCCGTGGAGACGAGCCGGCGAAACTGCGATTCTCCACCAGGAAATCCCGCAAGCGCATCGCCTCGGCGTGCCGGTGGATAACGTTTTGCGTGCCGGACAGATCTCGATCCATTCGGGTACCATCGTGCACGGCTCGGAGGTCAATCGGTCTCGGCGTCGGCGTTGCGGTCTCGCGCTTCGCTACGTCCCGTCCAGCTGCGACGTCTTGATCGACGACGCACGACATCTTCTCGAGAGCGCGGTTCCTGGCCGGGGAGACACCGGGCGGTGGCGGCGAAACCAACCCCCTTCCGGGGATGATCTCTCGATGGTTCATCATTTCTACTGCGACTGAATAAGCGACAAATAACCAGGGTCATTCCCGCACCCCCCTCCCCTGGTCATTCCGGCTGAGCCTTTTCAGACGGGTTCGATCCCGACGGATCCAGCTCGCCGGAGTAGATCCCGGACGGTCTGTCGTAACGCTCGCCGTCAAGAGCCCAATGCTCCTCGCGTTTTCTCTACCGAGCGTTCGGGTCGGAGACGTCTCATAGCCAGGCTTTCCGGCGGTCGGTGGGTAGACCGCGTAGTCGAACTCTCCCAATCCCGCCTCGATGCTGTCGTTCCCCGTAAGCAACGTCGATCGAGTGACCGAGCAGACGGGTGATGCATGGAAATTCGAGAATCGAACCCCGGCGCCAGCCAGCCAGTTCCTGTTCGGCGTATCGATTTCGGAGCCGAATGCACCCAAATCACCGAAGGCGGTATCGTCCCCGACCCACAAGAGGATGTTTGGGTGGGGGCCCCCGCGTGCGCCACCGTTCCCTCGGGAGACCGTGCCACCGACCGGGAATAGGCACTGGCGTTATCACTGCCTACCGCAGTGACCACGGGACCAGGCGGGCGCTGCACTGGCGCCGTCTTTTCTAGGCCCCTTTCCGTGGCACGAACATTGCGGACTTCGCCTTCAGCTTCGAGAATTTGCTCGAAACCGAGTCCGCAGGAGCCTTGGCCATGAAGATCACAGCACGAATATCGATGACAAGAGTTGCGGCGGCAGCTTGCCTCGCCGTACTACCCACGACGGCTTGGTCCGCGCGCGCCGGTTTTGTCGAGCGTGACGCGCCTTCCCCAAGCGGCCGGGGCCCGGAACTCCATCTGCCGAAGTGGATCGAAAGAAATGTTGAGACGGGTGTCGTTACGGTCACGGGCACGGCTGGGGGCGATGAGGTCACCGTGGCGAAGTTTCATCGCCAAGGAGGCTCGGCACAGATCCGTTTCACATTTGGAAGTTTCGCAAAGTCCTATCCGTACGAGGCAGTCAGCAAGGTCGTGTTCTACGGTGGCGATGGGAATGATCGCTTTTTCAACAAGACCTCGGTTCCCTCCGAGGCGCATGGGAACAACGGAGACGACTCTCTCTCGGGCGGCGGGGCGGACGACTTGCTGGTTGGTGGATACGGCCAGGACAGCCTCTACGGGAATGCCGGCGACGACACGATCCTCGGGTCCGGCGGGTCCGACTACCTCGACGGGGGCAGCGGGGCAGACCTGGTGCGAGGGCACGGCGGCCAGGACTACATGCGAGGGGGAAAGGGTGCCGATCGCCTCGAGGGCGGCTCCGGTGGTGACACGATGTTCGGCGATGCCGGCGCCGACCATCTTTATGGCGGCGACGGAAATGACAAAATCTACGGCAATTCTGGAATGGACACGATTGTGAGCATTCAAGGAGGTCACGATGTGGTCAACGGCGGGGCTCAATGGGACTCGGTATGGGTCGACAGCTCCGACTCGCTGCTCAACGTTTCGGCGGGCGAAAAGAAACTAGGGTACGTCAACCAGGTCGGGTCGTTTCATAAAGTCAGCTCCCCGGGGAGTGGCCCGTGTTGCACGGTGAGCACCCACCTACTGGGTCAGAATCTCCCCGATCCGGATCCGCGCAGCAAGCACCTTTCATTCGTCTCGAAGACCAACTTCAAAGATCGACCCCTCTTCTCCGCTTTCGGCGCGAGCAAGGACGACGTCTTCCAAGGTAGTGTAGGCGATTGCTACTTCCTTGCTGCGCTTTCCATCGTCGCAGACAGCGATCCGGAGCACATCAGAAAGATGGTCGTCGACCTCGGGGACGGGACGTACGCGGTGCGCTTCTACCGAGGAGGCATCCCCACGTATGTCCGCGTCGACGCGGACCTCTACACGAACAAGAATGATTCATCGGATCTCTGGTACGCCGATCTGGGGGTTCAGAATTCTCTGTGGGTACCCATCATCGAAAAAGCTTACGCGGTGTTCCGCAAAGCGAATTCGAGCTATGACGGGATTTCCGGAGGAAGTGCGCCGAAGGGCGAAAAATATCGTGATCACCTCGGCCTCTTCACCGACTCGCGCATGACCATCGATGATGGCCTGACGGCAAAGCAGATTGAATCCTGGTACCAGAACGGGTCTCCGGATGGAGCAATCAAGCAACAGATCAAGGACAGCACCCTCGAGCTCTTATATTGGGTGAAGGCGAAGCGAACGCAGGGCGCCGGACTGCTCACGGGTGCGCTCGGCGGCATCAGCGATGCCACGCCCATCGTCGCCGGGGGCAAGAAGAAGAGTTGGCGGAGAGGGCAGCACATCTACATGATTGATCGCGTCGAGGTGGACGGCCAGGGAACACCGACGGGAATCGTTCTGCGCGATCCGTACGGATCAGAGAGGACTCTGTCCGACTTCACGCGTATCCATTTCTGCATTGGGCGCGCCTCTCAATTAGAGGCGGACCACGGCTGAAAAGTCGGTGTGCGTCGAGACATTCGACACAAATGGGCGAGTCTCCCGCACCGTTATTGCAGGCGCCCTTCGTTGCTACGCTCGAGTTCGTCAGCGGTCTCTGTCTGACGAACTCGAGCGTAGTGTTCGGGTTCAGAGAAAGTTGAACCCTCTGAGGGTTTGAAATGAGAGACACTTCCGGCCCAACCGGGAGGAGCACCCGATGGAAAAGGGAGAG comes from the Candidatus Binatia bacterium genome and includes:
- a CDS encoding phytanoyl-CoA dioxygenase family protein, encoding MCLIPEAIPGELVREIDERMKEQASGEESLGLGATFRGDEAFGGQAAPEGRVSRLLWNLVNKGSVFLPLIDHPTVFPLVEEMLGDRIRLAALAGHMNGHNNEQIPLHQDQTAHIPRPLSFIAWANVMWLITDNSVRTGGTRVIPGSHLWPEVDSRKVNFQGGQGLAKTVEAPGGTALVFEGRLWHGNGLNRSGAVRNNILASYVPGWIRTQENYPYTVLDEVHSRASQRQRELLGFGHFRTLGAHDGSSYLSAGFDRTIEPVGILKS
- a CDS encoding class I SAM-dependent methyltransferase; translated protein: MKASLIHQGFQDTVRKYLRPDSLHSGTGELALWLYSLIRCIRPRTVLEFGSGYSTAFLAQALCENAANFHEEKRKLESKSTGVGLPGGSGSLDELPREELNTLFDWLSRGEDACMAAPGFYLADPGPYFHCFEAQPADHPYSRNLEKMLSELELGNLTDLHFGDEFSGLEAGQHALAKIPEDHLPIDLAWNDYHFYREFFLAIWPHLNPDGGMLVFHSTSNPHYKADVEWIADTLKDSEPAECFTLFEPARLMQNGCTVLRKTRRGGSHFLLEQDRDRIRRELVELLAGVEEIRGPARQPR
- a CDS encoding cupin-like domain-containing protein, which translates into the protein MDSKQSAFGRVPEAGPGLTVEEFLARFYDRGRPVVVRGGAADWPALERWTWNYLGERFSESCDHQGAQLRKGTQSRDYREGRPVPSPEIPSIEIVDFLRRLEAGETSAKDYYLPMVFLGALEGKPVGRRAPVGRTLAEDLRLPRWMGSLHRGPYGWFGPADHYEFNHFDADDNFLCAVKGRKRVRLLAPSNLPFLYADPHHGYAIQSPVDLESPDLERFPESEKLEVYEVTLEPGDVLYIPVFWWHQVSSLTTSASVNFFCSGMNREGRYWERLSSAENLAALEHHLFVNHRSYRRDRTMVVFGKRMNRIPSEDELLDACLRVLEVYPKGSMPRDSIDRSCLMEFCRGWLSSETPARDLFATLP
- a CDS encoding phytanoyl-CoA dioxygenase family protein; this encodes MSRFNEQGFLSPLEVLNPSEADQARSYFDGLFEELRRRDDGRNSYAILGYQARCRGIWELARHPRILDRIEALLGPDFVCWSTHFFCKLPEDSRPVPWHQDASYWPIRPTKTVTAWLAIDDVDAENAPMRFLAGSHRQGRLPWRRAGETAILHQEIPQAHRLGVPVDNVLRAGQISIHSGTIVHGSEVNRSRRRRCGLALRYVPSSCDVLIDDARHLLESAVPGRGDTGRWRRNQPPSGDDLSMVHHFYCD
- a CDS encoding C2 family cysteine protease → MAKFHRQGGSAQIRFTFGSFAKSYPYEAVSKVVFYGGDGNDRFFNKTSVPSEAHGNNGDDSLSGGGADDLLVGGYGQDSLYGNAGDDTILGSGGSDYLDGGSGADLVRGHGGQDYMRGGKGADRLEGGSGGDTMFGDAGADHLYGGDGNDKIYGNSGMDTIVSIQGGHDVVNGGAQWDSVWVDSSDSLLNVSAGEKKLGYVNQVGSFHKVSSPGSGPCCTVSTHLLGQNLPDPDPRSKHLSFVSKTNFKDRPLFSAFGASKDDVFQGSVGDCYFLAALSIVADSDPEHIRKMVVDLGDGTYAVRFYRGGIPTYVRVDADLYTNKNDSSDLWYADLGVQNSLWVPIIEKAYAVFRKANSSYDGISGGSAPKGEKYRDHLGLFTDSRMTIDDGLTAKQIESWYQNGSPDGAIKQQIKDSTLELLYWVKAKRTQGAGLLTGALGGISDATPIVAGGKKKSWRRGQHIYMIDRVEVDGQGTPTGIVLRDPYGSERTLSDFTRIHFCIGRASQLEADHG